Proteins encoded in a region of the Zea mays cultivar B73 chromosome 2, Zm-B73-REFERENCE-NAM-5.0, whole genome shotgun sequence genome:
- the LOC100281264 gene encoding protein PYRICULARIA ORYZAE RESISTANCE 21 isoform X1, with protein sequence MAILVITMVNVQCCHCRASITKILESHKEEFCIEKIEFEEKLNKVIVRGKFDGEKLKKAILDKAGETVKIKEIALVDKWPPPPPPSPPPPKPECKVVPYPYPYPYPPYPWSCPPPRPPCHCCKPPTPSPPKPPPPQPTPCQCHCCKPPTPSPPKPPPQPTPCQCHCCKPPAPSPPKPTPCQCHCCKPPAPPPPKPPPQPTPCCKQCEDSHDKDKCKRCPPCPPCPPCPPCPPCPPNYWPPHPWPCQCPPQDSQCTIV encoded by the exons ATGGCAATACTGGTCATCACCATGGTGAACGTGCAGTGCTGCCACTGCAGAGCCAGCATCACCAAGATCCTGGAAAGCCACAAAG AGGAGTTTTGCATCGAGAAGATTGAATTCGAGGAGAAGCTCAACAAGGTGATTGTACGCGGGAAGTTCGACGGCGAGAAGCTCAAGAAGGCGATACTAGACAAGGCCGGCGAGACCGTGAAGATCAAGGAGATAGCCCTCGTCGACAAGTggccacccccacccccaccttcGCCTCCCCCGCCCAAACCGGAATGCAAGGTGGTGCCGTACCCTTACCCGTACCCGTATCCGCCGTACCCGTGGTCGTGCCCACCACCTCGCCCGCCGTGCCACTGCTGCAAGCCGCCGACACCGTCGCCGCCGAAACCGCCGCCGCCACAGCCGACGCCGTGCCAGTGCCACTGCTGCAAGCCGCCGACACCGTCGCCGCCGAAGCCGCCACCACAGCCGACGCCGTGCCAGTGCCACTGCTGTAAGCCTCCGGCACCATCGCCGCCGAAGCCGACGCCGTGCCAGTGCCACTGCTGTAAGCCTCCGGCACCGCCGCCGCCGAAGCCGCCGCCACAGCCGACGCCGTGCTGCAAGCAGTGCGAGGACTCGCACGACAAGGATAAATGCAAGCGTTGCCCACCATGCCCGCCGTGCCCACCGTGCCCGCCGTGTCCACCGTGCCCGCCCAACTACTGGCCGCCACACCCGTGGCCCTGCCAGTGCCCACCACAGGACAGCCAGTGCACCATCGTGTGA